A window from Listeria seeligeri serovar 1/2b str. SLCC3954 encodes these proteins:
- a CDS encoding glycoside hydrolase family 1 protein: MTKQIEFPKGFYWGSAASATQTEGAAHEGGKGENIWDYWYKTQPKRFYEKVGPEKASGFYYNFRSDIKLLRQTGHNSFRPSISWSRMFPNGFGEVNPEAVRFYNEVIDALIEEGVEPIMNLYHFDMPLAMQEIGGFENKEVVEHYVAYATTCFRLFGDRVKRWFTFNEPIVPVEGGYLYDFHYPNKVDPKAAAQVAFNTLLASAKAIESYHKISDGKIGIVLNLTPSYPRSDNPADVEAARIAEIFCNKSFLDPAVLGKFPEGLKEILAKHDCLPVYSKEELAIMEQNTVDFLGVNYYQPRRVCARETLPNPDAPFMPEYYFQNYEMPGRRMNIYKNWEIYEQALYDIAINIRDNYGNIEWMVSENGMGVKDERRFAKGDYIEDDYRIEFFEDHLYWLNKGILEGSNCIGYHVWTFIDNWSWMNAYCNRYGLVSLNLTTGNRTIKKSGEWFKALHDNNGFSYEGVLPYE; the protein is encoded by the coding sequence TTGACAAAGCAAATAGAGTTTCCAAAAGGGTTTTACTGGGGAAGTGCCGCCTCAGCAACTCAAACAGAAGGAGCTGCACATGAAGGTGGAAAAGGCGAAAACATCTGGGACTACTGGTATAAAACGCAGCCAAAACGCTTTTATGAAAAAGTTGGACCAGAAAAAGCATCAGGATTTTATTATAATTTCCGCTCAGATATTAAATTATTACGCCAAACAGGCCACAATTCGTTCCGCCCTTCGATTAGCTGGTCGCGGATGTTTCCAAACGGCTTTGGTGAAGTAAATCCTGAAGCAGTAAGGTTTTATAATGAAGTGATTGATGCACTTATTGAAGAAGGTGTAGAGCCAATTATGAACCTTTACCACTTTGACATGCCACTTGCAATGCAAGAAATAGGCGGATTTGAAAACAAAGAAGTGGTAGAACATTATGTGGCTTATGCGACGACTTGTTTTCGTTTGTTTGGGGATCGTGTGAAGCGTTGGTTTACTTTTAATGAGCCAATTGTTCCTGTAGAGGGCGGTTATTTATATGATTTCCATTATCCAAATAAAGTGGACCCTAAAGCTGCCGCACAAGTAGCATTTAATACATTACTTGCCAGTGCTAAGGCGATTGAATCCTACCATAAAATCAGTGATGGGAAAATTGGGATTGTCTTAAATCTAACACCATCTTATCCGCGTAGTGATAATCCAGCTGATGTGGAAGCGGCTCGTATTGCGGAAATATTTTGCAATAAAAGTTTCTTAGATCCAGCTGTCCTTGGTAAGTTCCCAGAAGGCTTAAAAGAAATTCTGGCGAAACATGACTGCTTGCCAGTTTATTCTAAAGAAGAGTTAGCGATAATGGAGCAGAATACGGTAGATTTTCTAGGGGTGAACTATTATCAGCCGCGCCGTGTTTGTGCGAGAGAAACATTGCCTAATCCAGATGCGCCTTTTATGCCAGAATATTATTTCCAAAATTATGAAATGCCTGGTCGCCGGATGAACATATATAAAAACTGGGAAATTTATGAGCAAGCTTTGTATGATATCGCGATTAATATTCGTGATAATTACGGGAATATCGAATGGATGGTTTCTGAAAATGGCATGGGTGTGAAAGATGAGCGCCGTTTTGCTAAAGGAGATTATATTGAGGATGATTACCGGATTGAATTTTTTGAAGACCATTTGTATTGGTTGAATAAAGGTATTCTGGAAGGTAGTAACTGCATCGGTTATCATGTTTGGACATTTATTGATAATTGGTCGTGGATGAACGCTTATTGTAACCGTTACGGCTTAGTTTCTCTTAATCTTACTACCGGAAATCGGACAATCAAGAAGAGCGGAGAGTGGTTTAAAGCTTTACACGACAACAACGGTTTTAGTTATGAAGGAGTTTTGCCTTATGAATGA
- a CDS encoding HAD family hydrolase, with protein sequence MIKKIFVTDLDGTLVTRNNEIELADLHAIRSWQQQGNLWVVATGRKWDSVVELLQRYDLAADALILENGALILASSGEIIWQKNIQPETAKLVTDFDLSLVEEVCLVTSFNQAAPQQLLNLDSFKETQVISAITLRYATVDLAEEYVNQVEALITDAVFRNMNYIDIAPNGCSKGAAVKFLMERLMLTKNEVSVIGDSFNDISMFEVSRYPFTLEHAEKAMHEQGALVVKNVHEAINKVRLEWDF encoded by the coding sequence ATGATAAAAAAAATATTTGTAACGGATTTGGACGGAACGCTTGTAACACGAAATAATGAAATCGAACTGGCTGATTTACACGCTATCAGGTCATGGCAACAGCAAGGTAATCTATGGGTTGTTGCTACAGGGCGAAAATGGGACAGTGTAGTCGAGTTACTCCAAAGATACGATTTAGCTGCGGATGCGCTAATTTTAGAAAACGGTGCGTTAATATTAGCATCAAGTGGAGAAATTATCTGGCAAAAAAATATCCAACCAGAAACGGCTAAACTAGTAACCGATTTTGATTTATCACTTGTGGAGGAAGTTTGCTTGGTGACTAGTTTTAACCAAGCAGCTCCTCAACAATTACTAAATTTGGATAGTTTTAAGGAAACACAAGTAATTTCCGCGATAACGCTCAGATATGCAACTGTTGATTTAGCTGAGGAATATGTTAATCAAGTAGAAGCACTGATAACAGACGCTGTTTTTAGAAATATGAACTATATTGATATTGCGCCAAATGGTTGTTCTAAAGGAGCGGCAGTCAAGTTTCTGATGGAACGCTTGATGTTAACTAAAAATGAAGTAAGCGTTATTGGAGACTCATTTAATGATATTTCAATGTTTGAAGTTTCTAGGTATCCATTTACCCTAGAGCACGCAGAAAAAGCAATGCATGAGCAAGGTGCATTGGTTGTGAAAAATGTACATGAAGCAATAAATAAAGTAAGACTGGAGTGGGATTTTTGA
- a CDS encoding glycoside hydrolase family 31 protein, whose protein sequence is MEEEIISKSVNGWDYQNTDRIFYKEGYYYDYAIKALDVWLEEEYVCVEVGLISGNKGLLRLSKTNAQNLFFEFKTMEGAFEMEPFYLTEKAAIRNVPSFNREADKFVITSGKLTINIAKEPFRIEIKNENKVIFSTSIKKVSRQYVTPGLGHRIDANGYREAFLSWDVANDEKFYGLGEKFSSVEKSATRSTSYAMDACATNTTDLAYKAHPILLSTNGYGLLLTTAKRTHWDIGDFCFVSGTVLVEGPVLRGHIFVGDTLKDLIAEETEMQGHSEMIEPWTLGVWYSRCAYMNKEELYGVKDKLRELELPFDVLNIDVHWGKNYWYEKFWVDCCDFEWGEDKFPEPTKMFAEMMEQNVACSLWMNPYLPPGTAVYEEAVEKGYLVKTTEGGLAHIKRRQVSEIGIPDLTNPEAYNWWKEKVKDLLRLGIRVLKPDYTDRIPEDALFFNGYTGKDMHNAYIYLYIKACYDATQEIHGTSLVWKRPGFLGTGKFAGTWSGDVESSFEGLKYTIRGGLSVGFTGESYWSSDIAGFKGEKPSPELYIRWSQVGMLCSLARYHGTTEREPWFYGEQAVNIVRDYSELRYSLVPYMLEMATEAEDRGLPMMRHLALEFQNDAFVHAIDDEFLLGEDILVAPILEAGATKRDIYLPAGAWYDRKTGERYPGRSTITVDVTLEDIPIFIREGAVIPQFKRKLQHLKDFETEAVEICVYGKAKKMQGTLVSENRVRYAYTILADGSISTNYPGEVTLRQVYEA, encoded by the coding sequence TTGGAAGAGGAAATTATTAGCAAATCGGTAAATGGCTGGGATTACCAGAATACGGACCGGATTTTTTATAAAGAAGGCTACTATTATGATTATGCAATTAAGGCGTTAGATGTTTGGCTAGAAGAGGAATATGTTTGCGTGGAAGTTGGTCTTATTAGTGGAAATAAAGGGCTGCTTCGACTTTCAAAAACAAATGCGCAAAACTTATTTTTTGAATTTAAAACGATGGAAGGCGCCTTCGAAATGGAGCCGTTTTACCTTACCGAAAAAGCAGCAATTAGAAACGTTCCGAGTTTTAATAGAGAAGCGGATAAGTTTGTAATTACTAGTGGTAAGCTAACGATTAACATTGCAAAAGAGCCGTTTCGGATTGAAATTAAAAATGAAAATAAGGTCATTTTTTCCACATCTATCAAAAAGGTCTCTCGTCAATATGTAACGCCGGGACTAGGACATCGAATCGATGCAAATGGCTACCGCGAAGCATTCTTGTCTTGGGATGTTGCTAATGATGAGAAGTTTTATGGCTTAGGAGAAAAATTTAGTTCTGTCGAAAAGTCAGCTACAAGAAGTACAAGTTACGCGATGGATGCTTGCGCTACTAACACAACAGATCTTGCTTACAAAGCACATCCGATTTTACTTTCAACAAATGGTTACGGGTTACTACTTACAACTGCGAAACGAACTCACTGGGATATTGGGGACTTCTGCTTTGTATCTGGAACAGTCCTTGTAGAAGGTCCAGTACTTCGCGGTCATATATTTGTTGGCGACACACTGAAAGATCTAATTGCGGAAGAAACTGAAATGCAAGGCCATTCGGAAATGATTGAGCCTTGGACACTCGGCGTTTGGTACAGCAGATGTGCGTACATGAATAAAGAAGAACTTTACGGTGTGAAGGACAAGCTGAGAGAACTAGAATTACCTTTTGACGTGCTTAATATCGACGTTCATTGGGGCAAAAATTATTGGTATGAAAAATTCTGGGTAGACTGCTGTGATTTTGAATGGGGCGAAGATAAATTCCCTGAACCAACCAAAATGTTTGCTGAAATGATGGAGCAAAATGTGGCTTGTTCACTTTGGATGAATCCGTATTTGCCACCTGGTACGGCAGTTTACGAAGAAGCTGTGGAAAAAGGTTATTTAGTGAAAACAACAGAAGGCGGGCTTGCTCATATTAAACGCCGCCAAGTGAGTGAAATTGGAATTCCAGACTTAACAAACCCAGAAGCTTACAATTGGTGGAAAGAAAAAGTGAAAGACTTACTTCGCCTTGGAATTCGTGTTTTGAAACCAGATTACACGGACCGAATTCCGGAAGATGCGTTATTTTTCAATGGATATACTGGGAAAGATATGCATAACGCTTATATTTACTTGTATATCAAAGCTTGCTACGATGCGACGCAAGAAATTCACGGTACATCGCTAGTTTGGAAGCGTCCGGGATTCCTCGGAACAGGAAAATTTGCAGGAACTTGGTCTGGCGATGTGGAAAGTAGCTTTGAAGGGTTGAAATATACCATTCGCGGTGGACTCAGCGTCGGTTTTACTGGTGAAAGCTATTGGAGCAGTGATATTGCTGGATTTAAAGGAGAGAAACCGAGCCCAGAACTTTATATTCGTTGGTCACAAGTAGGAATGCTTTGCTCATTAGCACGCTATCACGGAACGACAGAGCGCGAACCATGGTTTTACGGTGAACAAGCAGTAAATATCGTTCGAGACTATAGCGAGCTTCGTTATTCGCTAGTTCCTTATATGTTAGAAATGGCGACAGAGGCAGAAGACCGCGGTTTACCAATGATGCGTCACTTAGCGTTAGAGTTCCAAAATGATGCTTTTGTGCATGCGATTGATGATGAGTTTTTACTGGGTGAAGATATTCTCGTTGCGCCAATTTTAGAAGCGGGTGCTACAAAACGTGATATTTATTTACCAGCAGGTGCTTGGTATGACCGGAAAACAGGCGAAAGATATCCTGGACGTTCTACTATTACTGTGGATGTAACACTAGAGGATATTCCAATTTTCATTCGTGAAGGTGCAGTTATTCCACAGTTCAAACGCAAATTACAACACTTAAAAGATTTTGAAACAGAAGCTGTAGAAATTTGTGTTTATGGGAAGGCGAAAAAAATGCAAGGAACACTCGTAAGCGAAAATCGCGTGCGTTACGCTTATACTATTTTGGCTGATGGTTCTATCTCCACCAATTATCCAGGAGAGGTGACATTACGACAAGTGTATGAGGCTTAA
- a CDS encoding PTS sugar transporter subunit IIC yields MASEKLNKFQMKLTKIMGKIAGNKLLLSLRDTFIMAAAPLMIAGFAIMISSVFLDPTGIIFGNSGLHLGSLISGSEKAFLVSDFAEGLRTLQGYFNLFINGTMAINAILVVAGFAFFGSRRFFPKNKEPIVVTFYALAAFFITLPWTVTTLDTKGNEVTINGIVNSNFIGQQGIFTGLIVSGITIYVFNKLIQKNVTFKMPDTVPPAVAKSFESLVPGVVTLAIFVIVAGVLNGVFDTSLPEALLWLLQKPALAVAATPLFAVVAIVSTPILQWFGIHGTSVWGPIFGLTWNINDNENIMGTAQHLYSTLFMNFTVVSSGALTLAPIIAIIIFSKRADNKKIAKLAIAPGIFNVSEPVTYGLPIVLNPILFIPYLLSWVIPFFLGQLLTEIGLIPIITNNVPWTVPPILSGLLYSGSIMGALYQALVIVIVVILYMPFVRVANNLANKLD; encoded by the coding sequence ATGGCAAGTGAAAAGTTAAATAAATTTCAAATGAAACTAACGAAGATTATGGGGAAAATAGCTGGTAATAAATTATTACTTTCGTTGCGAGATACATTTATTATGGCGGCTGCACCACTGATGATTGCTGGTTTTGCTATTATGATTAGTTCCGTATTTTTAGACCCAACAGGGATTATTTTTGGGAACAGTGGGTTACATCTTGGTAGTTTAATAAGTGGATCTGAGAAAGCATTCTTAGTTTCTGATTTTGCGGAAGGTTTAAGGACGCTGCAGGGGTATTTTAACTTATTTATCAATGGAACAATGGCTATTAATGCGATTTTAGTAGTTGCTGGGTTTGCATTCTTTGGTTCAAGAAGATTCTTTCCGAAAAACAAAGAGCCGATCGTTGTTACATTTTATGCGCTAGCAGCATTCTTTATTACATTGCCTTGGACAGTAACAACACTTGATACAAAAGGAAATGAAGTAACAATTAATGGTATTGTGAATTCTAATTTTATTGGTCAGCAAGGGATTTTTACAGGTCTTATTGTTTCCGGTATTACGATTTATGTTTTTAATAAATTAATTCAAAAAAATGTTACTTTCAAAATGCCTGATACAGTTCCACCGGCAGTTGCGAAAAGTTTTGAATCGCTTGTTCCTGGGGTTGTGACATTAGCAATTTTCGTTATTGTAGCGGGTGTTTTAAATGGAGTATTTGATACGTCTTTACCAGAAGCTTTACTTTGGTTGCTACAAAAACCAGCACTTGCGGTTGCAGCGACACCGTTATTTGCGGTTGTGGCTATTGTATCGACACCAATCTTGCAGTGGTTCGGGATTCACGGGACTTCTGTCTGGGGGCCAATCTTTGGTTTAACTTGGAACATTAATGACAATGAAAATATTATGGGAACTGCTCAACATTTGTATTCTACTTTATTTATGAATTTTACAGTAGTATCTTCTGGAGCACTGACCCTTGCACCAATTATCGCGATAATTATTTTCTCGAAGCGAGCGGATAATAAGAAAATCGCCAAGCTAGCAATCGCGCCAGGAATATTTAATGTTAGTGAGCCAGTTACATATGGTTTACCGATTGTTTTAAACCCGATACTGTTTATACCATATTTACTTAGTTGGGTAATACCGTTCTTCTTAGGGCAACTTTTAACAGAAATTGGGCTTATTCCAATTATTACAAATAACGTACCATGGACAGTGCCACCGATTTTATCAGGGTTGCTCTACTCGGGAAGTATCATGGGAGCGCTTTACCAGGCACTTGTCATCGTTATTGTAGTGATACTGTATATGCCGTTTGTACGTGTGGCAAATAATTTAGCGAATAAGTTAGATTAA
- a CDS encoding PTS sugar transporter subunit IIB, protein MKISLFCNAGMSTSLVASKLKKAYLERGITYDIEAYDFSALQEEADEADVIILGPQIAWAFDDVKNDYPDKKVIQLTMVEFGSMDGEKVLERVEKELN, encoded by the coding sequence ATGAAAATCTCACTATTTTGTAATGCAGGAATGTCGACAAGCTTGGTAGCATCAAAATTAAAAAAGGCATATTTAGAACGTGGCATCACCTATGACATTGAGGCATATGATTTCTCTGCTTTGCAAGAAGAAGCGGACGAAGCGGATGTAATTATCCTTGGACCGCAAATTGCTTGGGCCTTTGATGATGTGAAGAACGATTACCCGGATAAAAAAGTAATTCAATTAACGATGGTCGAGTTTGGTAGTATGGACGGCGAAAAAGTATTAGAACGTGTAGAAAAAGAACTTAATTAA
- a CDS encoding GntR family transcriptional regulator: protein MSTKILKYETIAFDLRKKILSGFYKQNDQLPLEKEMCEEYDTSRITVKKAMDQLVLEGLVVKRRGAGTFVKDVENPDADVLQSMQFMGFSEENKHKNVSSDILKFEIINPDEATLNKLRISELDFVYHIIRVRKIDKKPHALEECFMPINLISGLRMDIVASSIYTYIESVLGFSIQSAHKTVSAVMPTDFEKEYLAIEDVTPILNIEQVAYLDNGQPFEYSNTKYRADKYEFHAINIR, encoded by the coding sequence ATGAGCACAAAGATACTTAAATATGAAACGATCGCTTTTGATTTGAGAAAGAAAATACTAAGCGGTTTCTATAAGCAAAATGATCAATTGCCACTCGAAAAAGAAATGTGCGAGGAATATGATACAAGCCGAATTACAGTGAAAAAGGCAATGGATCAGCTGGTTTTGGAAGGCTTGGTTGTGAAGCGACGGGGAGCGGGAACTTTTGTAAAGGATGTAGAAAATCCTGATGCAGATGTGTTACAATCAATGCAATTTATGGGTTTTTCAGAGGAAAATAAGCATAAAAATGTTAGTTCGGATATTTTGAAATTTGAAATTATCAATCCGGACGAAGCGACTTTAAATAAACTCCGAATTTCTGAGTTAGATTTTGTTTATCATATTATTCGAGTACGGAAAATCGATAAAAAACCACATGCATTAGAAGAATGTTTTATGCCAATTAATCTTATTTCTGGTTTGAGAATGGATATTGTCGCGAGCTCTATTTATACATACATTGAGTCAGTCCTTGGTTTTTCGATACAAAGCGCCCATAAAACAGTTAGTGCAGTGATGCCAACCGACTTTGAAAAAGAATATTTAGCTATAGAGGATGTAACGCCCATTTTAAATATCGAGCAGGTGGCTTATTTGGATAACGGCCAACCATTTGAATACTCAAATACGAAATATCGGGCAGATAAATATGAATTTCATGCTATAAATATTAGATGA
- a CDS encoding YaaL family protein, whose translation MESRSNKFGRKKEKKIGKLHKSYDAYLMELIEVTQENWHKQKVLLRKSFEYDPNLEYEEKKAEARYFYLFKEARKRQLKK comes from the coding sequence ATGGAGTCCAGAAGTAATAAGTTTGGCCGAAAAAAAGAAAAAAAGATTGGTAAACTGCACAAATCCTATGATGCTTATCTGATGGAGTTAATTGAAGTAACGCAAGAAAACTGGCACAAACAAAAAGTTCTGTTGCGTAAAAGCTTTGAATATGACCCCAATTTAGAATATGAAGAGAAAAAAGCTGAAGCGCGTTATTTTTATCTCTTTAAAGAAGCTCGGAAAAGACAACTGAAAAAATAA
- the recR gene encoding recombination mediator RecR, whose amino-acid sequence MHYPEPITKLMDSFMKLPGIGPKSAARLAFYVLDMKEDDVLDFAKALVDAKRNLSFCSVCGHITDKDPCYICVDTSRDRSIICVVQESKDVIAMEKMRDFHGLYHVLHGTISPMDGIGPEDINIPDLLKRLQDDTIEEVILATNPNVEGEATAMYISRLLKPSGIKITRIAHGLPVGGDLEYADEVTLSKAMEGRREV is encoded by the coding sequence ATGCATTATCCTGAGCCGATAACGAAATTAATGGACAGTTTTATGAAATTACCGGGTATCGGACCCAAATCGGCAGCGAGACTCGCATTTTATGTGCTTGATATGAAAGAAGACGATGTGTTAGACTTTGCAAAAGCGCTAGTTGATGCAAAACGTAACTTGAGCTTTTGTTCTGTTTGTGGACATATTACTGATAAAGATCCTTGCTACATTTGCGTAGACACTTCTCGTGACCGCAGCATTATTTGTGTAGTACAAGAATCAAAAGATGTTATCGCTATGGAAAAAATGCGTGATTTTCATGGTTTATACCACGTGCTTCATGGGACAATTTCGCCAATGGATGGGATTGGACCAGAAGATATTAATATTCCAGACTTACTCAAACGATTGCAAGATGACACTATAGAGGAAGTTATTTTAGCGACGAACCCTAATGTGGAGGGAGAGGCAACTGCGATGTATATTTCGCGCTTGCTAAAACCATCAGGCATAAAGATAACTAGAATAGCACATGGTCTTCCAGTTGGCGGAGATTTGGAATACGCTGATGAAGTGACGCTCTCAAAAGCCATGGAAGGACGAAGAGAAGTATAA
- a CDS encoding YbaB/EbfC family nucleoid-associated protein, with the protein MRGMGNMQGMMKQMQKMQKEMAKAQADLEVQEFTGTAGGGMVTVKATGKRVITDVVINEEVVDPEDIEMLQDLVLAATNDVLKQIEDTTSQTMGKFTQGLNLPGM; encoded by the coding sequence ATGCGTGGAATGGGAAATATGCAAGGTATGATGAAACAAATGCAAAAAATGCAAAAAGAAATGGCGAAAGCTCAAGCTGATTTAGAAGTACAAGAGTTTACTGGAACAGCTGGTGGCGGGATGGTTACAGTGAAAGCTACTGGTAAACGTGTCATTACTGATGTTGTTATTAACGAAGAAGTAGTAGATCCAGAAGATATCGAAATGCTACAAGATTTAGTACTTGCAGCTACAAATGATGTATTAAAACAAATTGAAGATACAACTTCACAAACAATGGGCAAATTCACACAAGGATTAAATCTTCCTGGAATGTAA
- the dnaX gene encoding DNA polymerase III subunit gamma/tau has protein sequence MAYQALYRVFRPQSFQDVVGQEHVTKTLKNAIIQNKTSHAYLFSGPRGTGKTSAAKIFAKAINCEHGHDGEPCNECEICKGTTDGSIPDVLEIDAASNNGVEEIRDIREKVKYAPTVAKYKVYIIDEVHMLSTGAFNALLKTLEEPPKHVIFILATTEPHKLPLTIISRVQRFDFKRITTQDIIGRLEFILKEEKIPYDEKALMIVARAAEGGMRDALSLLDQVISYGSEEVTVEDALEITGSVAQGLLTKLVSAAFDGDAAEAISTLTALLAEGKDPVRLVEDLLVFFRDVLLYQKAPNLEETLERALVDDDFVALAKRADSLKIYEFVKILNTAQQQMRFSNHPGIYVEVALVQLTQTGSVASGNIVTNEAPASGDVADLKHQMEQMQQELQTLKKQIASGAGVAPTEKPAQNRGGAKKQINNGKQFKAPIGKINHVLGEAKKENLQLIRGCWGELLSMLMASQAALLNDAEPVAASQDTFVLKFKHEIHCQMAMDNPNFVETITSSIARLTKVNYTFIGIPEDQWADVRENFLHSHGGDVSAEEGASPEARKPAEDPFVLEATKLVGEDLLEIKD, from the coding sequence ATGGCGTATCAGGCTTTGTATCGGGTTTTTCGGCCGCAGTCGTTTCAGGATGTTGTAGGACAGGAACATGTGACGAAAACGCTTAAAAATGCCATTATACAAAATAAAACTTCGCATGCTTATCTGTTTTCGGGACCTAGGGGGACTGGGAAGACTAGTGCGGCGAAAATTTTTGCGAAGGCGATTAACTGTGAACATGGTCATGACGGGGAGCCTTGCAATGAGTGTGAAATTTGCAAAGGAACAACGGATGGCTCTATACCAGATGTTCTTGAAATTGATGCTGCCAGTAATAACGGGGTTGAAGAGATTCGGGATATCCGGGAAAAAGTGAAATATGCGCCGACTGTGGCGAAATATAAAGTATATATTATTGATGAAGTGCATATGTTATCGACGGGAGCGTTTAATGCGCTACTAAAAACGCTAGAAGAACCGCCAAAACATGTCATTTTTATTTTGGCAACAACAGAGCCACATAAGCTACCGCTGACAATTATTTCGCGTGTACAACGATTCGATTTCAAACGGATCACGACACAAGATATTATTGGACGTCTGGAGTTCATTTTGAAAGAGGAAAAGATTCCTTATGATGAAAAAGCGCTGATGATTGTGGCACGTGCAGCTGAAGGTGGGATGCGTGATGCACTCAGCTTGCTTGACCAGGTGATTTCTTACGGTTCAGAAGAAGTTACCGTAGAAGATGCGCTTGAGATTACCGGGTCTGTTGCACAAGGCCTGCTAACTAAACTTGTTAGTGCAGCTTTTGATGGTGATGCGGCAGAAGCAATTTCGACCTTAACAGCTTTACTTGCAGAGGGAAAAGATCCAGTTCGACTTGTAGAAGATTTACTAGTATTCTTTAGAGACGTATTGCTTTACCAAAAAGCTCCTAATTTGGAAGAAACTTTGGAGCGAGCTTTGGTTGATGATGATTTTGTGGCACTTGCGAAACGAGCTGACTCGCTAAAAATATATGAGTTTGTGAAGATTTTAAATACTGCACAGCAACAAATGCGTTTTTCGAATCATCCAGGTATTTATGTAGAGGTAGCGCTTGTGCAATTAACACAAACTGGTTCAGTAGCTTCTGGAAATATAGTAACAAACGAAGCACCAGCAAGCGGCGATGTAGCAGATTTAAAACACCAAATGGAACAAATGCAACAAGAACTCCAAACACTCAAAAAGCAAATCGCAAGCGGAGCGGGAGTGGCACCTACTGAAAAACCAGCTCAAAATCGTGGCGGTGCTAAAAAACAAATCAACAACGGGAAGCAATTTAAAGCGCCGATTGGAAAAATTAATCATGTGTTAGGTGAGGCCAAGAAGGAGAATCTGCAATTAATCCGTGGTTGTTGGGGTGAGTTGTTATCAATGTTGATGGCATCTCAAGCAGCACTTTTGAATGATGCGGAACCTGTGGCTGCATCTCAAGACACTTTTGTGTTAAAATTTAAGCATGAGATTCACTGCCAAATGGCGATGGATAATCCGAACTTTGTAGAAACCATTACGTCGAGTATTGCGCGACTTACAAAAGTGAATTATACTTTTATTGGAATCCCAGAAGATCAATGGGCTGATGTAAGAGAGAATTTCCTTCATAGTCATGGCGGCGATGTAAGTGCAGAGGAAGGCGCAAGTCCAGAAGCTAGAAAACCAGCTGAAGATCCATTTGTATTAGAAGCAACAAAACTAGTTGGTGAAGATTTGCTTGAAATTAAAGATTAA
- a CDS encoding DUF3284 domain-containing protein yields MNVTQKLYISQKECFDTIVSSAIYDVKNATGKTVQRHKLEGHKYQRTMSNGALATTKIVQVKPYELYQFETSSRVNTHTTTYTIKSTSETTCEVTYNELIETEKSLNKMNNIIVGFMFGFFRKKRVKNLLKSIELSVINESKKKQEKLAAKSEQ; encoded by the coding sequence GTGAATGTAACTCAGAAATTGTATATATCTCAAAAAGAGTGTTTTGATACTATCGTCAGCTCAGCGATTTATGATGTGAAAAATGCTACAGGAAAAACAGTTCAAAGACATAAATTAGAAGGACATAAATATCAAAGAACGATGTCTAATGGCGCCCTTGCAACAACCAAAATCGTTCAAGTAAAACCTTACGAACTATATCAATTTGAAACAAGCAGCCGAGTGAATACACATACAACAACTTATACGATAAAATCCACAAGCGAAACAACATGTGAAGTGACATATAACGAATTAATTGAAACAGAAAAATCCTTAAATAAAATGAATAATATCATTGTTGGCTTTATGTTTGGTTTTTTCCGGAAGAAACGGGTAAAAAACTTACTGAAATCAATTGAGCTGTCAGTTATTAATGAAAGTAAGAAGAAACAAGAAAAATTAGCAGCTAAAAGTGAACAATAG
- a CDS encoding DUF3188 domain-containing protein, whose product MKIVNALFIISIGLIIIMFSPSYGKDGMASVPLLVTGLVVVLIGCLFIVLKLRKDKKEKNKKESIEK is encoded by the coding sequence ATGAAAATTGTTAATGCACTATTTATAATTAGTATCGGTCTTATTATTATTATGTTTAGTCCTTCTTATGGAAAAGACGGGATGGCTAGTGTGCCGCTGTTAGTTACCGGACTTGTGGTTGTTTTAATTGGTTGCCTTTTTATCGTGCTAAAACTGCGCAAAGATAAGAAAGAAAAGAATAAGAAGGAGTCGATTGAAAAGTGA